A window of Fragaria vesca subsp. vesca linkage group LG7, FraVesHawaii_1.0, whole genome shotgun sequence contains these coding sequences:
- the LOC101303072 gene encoding probable polygalacturonase At3g15720-like, translating to MEGRVLAMIFLFMIILVASPSPSSCARLTGFPTTNTLRDDDEFIGYYSDQGADKTSNSFKEEYGVVVATTSDKYYHALPNRQTDDDLQAFPEEAWRSPATSTFNVMNYGAVGNGEVDDTQAFLKAWGDVCGSTQGIPTLIIPKGKDFLLNSVKFQGPCRAASVNFQLNGSIVAKKDMTAWRDKDKWVQFDNVQGLIINGGGQIDGQGLVWWRACSTTNCKRPTALHINDCHGLRLSDITHIDSARNHISISGCNDVEVSGILIRAPADSPNTDGIDISTSTNINIRDSSIGTGDDCIAINSGTSHVNVTGVLCGPGHGISIGSLGEHGSYSMVEDVQVRKCTFNGTTNGARIKTWKGGSGYARDIIFENITIQAIKNPIIIDQEYSDVLYTGFGTLHDQGSAVQVSDVTFRDFQGSVSGDVAITLDCDNRVGCKNIVMDHIDLTSSVHGKKVAAYCKNVRGLRTSLSPSVTCD from the exons ATGGAGGGTCGAGTACTTGCAATGATCTTTTTGTTCATGATCATTCTGGTTGCTTCACCCTCACCAAGTTCATGTGCTAGACTTACAGGTTTTCCCACAACAAATACTTTAAGAGATGATGACGAATTCATTGGTTATTATAGTGATCAAGGTGCTGATAAAACATCAAATTCATTCAAAGAAGAATATGGGGTTGTTGTTGCAACTACATCCGACAAGTATTATCATGCTCTTCCCAATCGCCAAACCGATGATGACTTACAA GCATTCCCAGAAGAAGCATGGAGATCACCTGCAACAAGCACATTCAATGTGATGAATTATGGTGCTGTTGGGAATGGCGAAGTTGATGATACGCAA GCCTTTCTGAAAGCATGGGGAGATGTTTGTGGATCCACTCAAGGCATCCCTACCCTTATCATACCAAAGGGCAAAGATTTCTTGCTCAATTCTGTGAAGTTTCAAGGGCCTTGCAGGGCTGCAAGTGTAAATTTTCAG CTAAATGGGAGCATTGTCGCGAAAAAGGATATGACTGCTTGGAGAGACAAGGACAAATGGGTTCAGTTTGACAATGTTCAAGGTCTGATAATCAATGGAGGAGGTCAAATTGATGGTCAAGGTCTGGTTTGGTGGAGAGCTTGCAGCACTACAAATTGCAAACGACCAACT GCTCTCCATATTAACGACTGTCATGGTCTCCGGTTGAGTGATATTACGCATATTGATAGTGCGAGGAACCATATCAGCATCAGCGGCTGCAATGATGTCGAAGTTTCTGGTATCCTTATTAGGGCTCCAGCAGATAGTCCAAACACTGATGGAATTGACATCTCTACATCAACCAATATCAACATTCGAGATTCTTCTATAGGCACTG GTGACGACTGTATTGCAATCAATTCTGGTACATCTCATGTCAACGTTACTGGTGTTTTGTGCGGTCCAGGCCATGGTATAAG TATCGGAAGTCTTGGTGAGCATGGTTCGTATAGCATGGTGGAAGATGTGCAAGTGAGAAAGTGCACCTTCAATGGCACAACAAATGGAGCAAGAATCAAGACATGGAAA GGCGGATCAGGGTATGCTAGGGACATCATTTTTGAGAATATCACAATTCAAGCAATCAAGAACCCTATCATTATAGACCAGGAGTATTCTGATGTTCTCTATACTGGATTTGGAACCCTGCATGACCAAGGAAGCGCTGTACAAGTGAGCGACGTGACGTTCCGTGACTTTCAGGGATCTGTTTCTGGGGATGTAGCCATTACTTTGGACTGCGACAATCGAGTAGGCTGCAAAAACATTGTAATGGATCACATCGACTTAACTTCGTCCGTTCATGGCAAGAAGGTTGCTGCCTACTGCAAGAACGTCCGAGGATTACGTACTTCATTATCTCCTAGTGTGACATGCGATTAA
- the LOC101300478 gene encoding uncharacterized protein LOC101300478, with product MSCSHCHEVGGSSPPAVEYVSKSELGEEQAEWNDQDRSLYLCVADYYGRRCKVRYSVYRINLKALLFSKDLKLGTAFAISNNDNLGACAGFGMGFSTLLLAGGFGAKYCKELVVAEPCRDIWDIQTRARNNIFQANLAPFLDGKVRPLIWNVDGNLFALARNPPPPICAGSKGEWTNCFEMCQSADSQWVRLPDPPSYAYPIGAGAGVDGSWGGGAGDEEMGVVDESVRRLIYYSRFSFAILGSQLFVSNPEHPEYSYKCNLSRVNENWPVEWKVSRFRFEGATLGVQTAQGFVVFSHDVIPPDSREIKVHLLINGSDEPMMPSQSLMLPPQDLDVVQDSQFVDLGGQKVCFLYSKTKTSKLLVTAITFSFRLEEGNKFRAKFYPTRNWEFQDKAESEALLWNMEQMVGAVVG from the exons ATGTCTTGTTCACATTGCCATGAGGTCGGCGGGTCCTCACCACCCGCAGTTGAGTATGTTTCGAAATCCGAACTGGGGGAGGAACAAGCAGAGTGGAACGACCAAGACAGAAGCTTATATTTGTGCGTGGCCGACTACTATGGCCGCAGATGCAAGGTGCGGTATTCTGTTTATCGTATCAATTTGAAAGCCCTCTTGTTTAGTAAGGATTTAAAATTAGGAACTGCTTTCGCAATTTCGAATAATGATAATTTGGGGGCTTGTGCTGGTTTTGGTATGGGATTTTCTACGTTATTGCTGGCTGGGGGATTTGGAGCCAAGTACTGCAAAGAATTGGTTGTAGCAGAGCCGTGTAGAGATATTTGGGACATCCAGACTAGAGCTAGAAATAACATTTTTCAAGCAAATTTGGCCCCTTTCTTAGACGGGAAAGTGAGGCCGCTTATTTGGAACGTTGATGGAAATTTGTTCGCTCTCGCTCGTAACCCGCCTCCTCCAATTTGCGCCGGTTCCAAAGGTGAATGGACAAACTGTTTTGAAATGTGTCAGTCTGCTGACAGTCAGTGGGTTCGTTTGCCGGACCCTCCTTCTTATGCATACCCTATTGGTGCTGGTGCTGGTGTTGATGGGTCTTGGGGTGGCGGTGCTGGTGATGAGGAGATGGGTGTTGTTGATGAGTCTGTCAGAAGGCTCATTTACTATTCAAGATTCTCTTTTGCAATTTTGGGTAGTCAACTTTTTGTGTCTAATCCAGAGCATCCTGAATATTCATACAAGTGCAACCTTTCCAGAGTTAATGAAAACTGGCCAGTTGAGTGGAAAGTTTCACGTTTCCGATTTGAGGGTGCAACTCTAGGGGTTCAGACAGCACAAGGGTTTGTAGTCTTTTCCCATGATGTCATTCCACCTGATTCACGTGAGATCAAAGTACACCTGTTGATAAACGGCTCTGATGAACCGATGATGCCTTCTCAATCGCTAATGTTGCCACCACAAGATCTTGATGTTGTTCAGGATTCTCAATTTGTTGACCTAGGAGGTCAGAAAGTCTGCTTTCTCTATTCTAAAACCAAAACATCAAAGTTGCTTGTAACCGCCATCACATTTAGCTTCCGACTCGAAGAGGGAAACAAATTCAGAGCCAAATTTTATCCTACCCGCAACTGGGAATTCCAAGATAAGGCTGAGTCGGAGGCCCTTCTTTGGAATATGGAACAGATGGTTGGTGCTGTTGTTG GGTAA
- the LOC101302789 gene encoding uncharacterized protein LOC101302789: MSFRSKFLSKSNTKGGQNVEEEKQRPTQAVLAAGKRRGKKEKGFIPADDRRSLYLCFGEYEEGNKVSYTILSVSLRQLLAAPSPRKLQLFTKISGDGDDMPRYMGCGVWGSKILLGGGAKPMYMHCPIDGQPVFGRLRHHEVRKFYCFETGNGNGNGNGNDMMVEPPKKMLKGSIQPLLVEVDTKLYALGKSFRSFEMFDGDNWHELPKPPHGTFSCYPFTESHPDWKNDIYYAVAGTNILVSDGRSSFRFDTTDPDQSWRQLLHEPGFDFDRFSFKGTSLVVNDGKQFVLFTFQLSAGHHISVHLIPYDFSIIKQDYSRVQLPSYLMNYKDDHLGQLPLANYQLVHLGDNTVCLLLSELRHYANKKIIRCVEPVAFTFKVRDNATSSLKVKFLPRTPMLIYDEDNDDDVDVPSRAGQMLGAFMLENPQVLPAEFQSVEGG, encoded by the exons ATGTCGTTTAGATCTAAATTCCTATCAAAGAGCAACACCAAGGGTGGCCAGAATGTGGAAGAAGAAAAGCAGCGCCCTACGCAAGCAGTCTTAGCAGCAGGTAAGCGCCGGGGAAAGAAAGAGAAAGGCTTTATTCCGGCGGACGATCGGCGGTCTCTATACCTCTGCTTCGGTGAGTACGAAGAGGGCAATAAGGTGTCGTACACGATTCTATCTGTGAGCTTGCGCCAACTGCTTGCTGCTCCTTCTCCACGGAAATTACAGTTGTTCACTAAAATTTCGGGCGATGGCGATGATATGCCCCGTTATATGGGTTGCGGCGTCTGGGGCTCCAAAATCCTGTTGGGCGGTGGCGCAAAGCCGATGTATATGCATTGTCCCATAGATGGACAACCCGTTTTTGGGCGTCTCCGACATCACGAGGTCCGAAAGTTTTATTGTTTTGAGACTGGAAATGGAAATGGCAATGGCAATGGCAATGACATGATGGTAGAGCCGCCGAAGAAGATGTTAAAAGGGAGCATTCAGCCCCTGCTGGTGGAGGTGGACACCAAGCTTTATGCCCTAGGTAAATCATTTCGCTCTTTTGAAATGTTTGACGGCGATAATTGGCATGAACTGCCGAAACCTCCACACGGAACTTTTTCGTGTTATCCGTTTACAGAATCACACCCGGATTGGAAGAACGATATATACTATGCAGTGGCAGGCACAAATATATTGGTTTCTGATGGTAGGTCAAGCTTCCGGTTTGACACAACTGATCCAGACCAAAGCTGGAGACAACTACTGCACGAGCCAGGCTTCGACTTCGACCGATTCTCTTTTAAGGGCACAAGTTTAGTTGTGAATGATGGTAAACAATTTGTGCTTTTCACATTCCAACTCTCTGCTGGTCATCACATTTCGGTGCATCTGATTCCATATGACTTTAGTATCATCAAACAAGACTACAGCCGTGTCCAGCTGCCTTCATACTTGATGAATTACAAGGACGATCATCTTGGGCAGCTTCCATTAGCCAATTATCAGCTGGTACACCTGGGAGATAATACTGTCTGCCTTCTTTTGTCTGAACTCCGCCATTATGCCAACAAGAAGATAATCAGGTGTGTTGAACCCGTAGCATTCACGTTCAAAGTCAGAGACAATGCCACTTCGTCCTTGAAAGTCAAATTCCTGCCTCGCACCCCAATGCTCATATATGATGAGGACAATGATGATGATGTGGATGTGCCTTCTAGAGCTGGACAAATGCTTGGTGCCTTCATGCT GGAAAATCCACAAGTCCTTCCAGCTGAATTTCAGAGTGTAGAAGGAGGATAA
- the LOC101300179 gene encoding cysteine desulfurase 2, chloroplastic-like encodes MMTLEGAALKLPTYSFPLIRPRSCRRYLVSASTAAAPPASLSLGHLTRPDFPILHQEVYGSRLVYLDNAATSQKPITVLKSLQEYYQGYNSNVHRGIHFLSSKATMEYELARKKISEFINASDSREIVFTRNATEAINLVAHSWGLQNIKSDDEILLTVAEHHSAIVPWQLVAQKTGAVLKFSELNEDGVPDVEKLKDMLSRKTKLVVVHHVSNVLGSVLPIEDITCCAHDVGAKVLVDACQSVPHMVVDVQNLNADFLVASSHKMCGPTGIGFLYGKSDLLSSMPPFLGGGEMISDVFLDHSTYAEPPSRFEAGTPAIGEAIGLGAAIDYLSGIGMQKIHEYERELAKYLYDSLCTIPNIRIYGPVPSENNHRAALCSFNVENIHPTDLATLLDQEHGVAIRSGHHCAQPLHRHLGVGSSARASLYFYNTREDVDDFIHALNDTVRFFNSFK; translated from the exons ATGATGACACTGGAAGGAGCGGCCCTAAAACTGCCAACATATTCATTCCCGTTGATAAGACCTCGAAGCTGCCGACGCTATCTCGTATCAGCTTCAACTGCTGCAGCTCCACCCGCATCCCTTTCACTTGGCCACTTGACCCGACCCGATTTCCCTATCCTTCACCAG GAAGTATATGGATCTAGACTTGTTTACTTGGACAATGCTGCAACTTCCCAGAAACCTATCACCGTATTAAAGTCTTTGCAGGAGTACTATCAAGGATACAATTCAAACGTGCATCGTGGGATTCATTTCTTAAG TTCAAAGGCAACAATGGAATATGAATTGGCCAGAAAGAAGATTTCGGAATTTATCAATGCATCAGATTCTCGAGAAATTGTATTTACTAGGAATGCTACTGAAGCCATCAATCTGGTTGCTCACTCGTGGGGACTCCAAAATATAAAATCAGATGATGAG ATCCTACTCACAGTTGCCGAACATCACAGTGCTATTGTTCCTTGGCAACTCGTTGCTCAAAAGACCGGTGCCGTTTTGAAATTTTCGGAACTAAATGAAGATGGAGTTCCAGATGTTGAAAAATTAAAAGATATGCTTTCGAGAAAGACAAAACTTGTAGTTGTTCATCATGTTTCAAATGTTCTAG GTTCTGTTCTTCCTATTGAAGATATCACATGTTGTGCTCATGATGTTGGGGCAAAAGTTCTTGTAGATGCTTGTCAGAGTGTTCCACACATGGTGGTTGATGTACAGAATCTTAATGCTGACTTTCTTGTTGCTTCCTCTCACAAG ATGTGTGGGCCTACGGGAATTGGATTCTTGTACGGAAAGAGTGACCTCCTTTCTTCCATGCCTCCATTTTTAG GTGGTGGAGAAATGATATCTGATGTATTTCTGGACCATTCCACTTATGCCGAACCTCCATCTAG ATTCGAGGCTGGAACACCAGCAATTGGGGAAGCAATTGGGCTGGGAGCAGCTATTGATTATTTGTCTGGAATTGGTATGCAAAAGATACACGAGTATGAG AGAGAGCTGGCCAAATATTTGTATGATAGTCTTTGTACAATACCCAACATTCGCATTTATGGTCCAGTGCCTTCAGAAAATAACCACCGCGCTGCTCTTTGTTCTTTCAATGTTGAGAATATACACCCTACAGATTTGGCAACTCTTCTTGACCAAGAG CATGGAGTGGCAATCAGATCAGGTCACCATTGCGCCCAACCCCTTCATCGACATTTAGGAGTCGGTTCAAGTGCACGTGCGAGTCTCTACTTCTACAACACTAGAGAGGATGTTGATGACTTTATCCATGCCCTAAATGACACAGTCAGATTCTTTAATTCTTTCAAGTAG
- the LOC101300757 gene encoding transcription factor GAMYB-like, with protein MSRTTSDSEDGMFSKDQIESPLMDENNGGIGNGGIILKKGPWTTAEDAILVEYVKKHGEGNWNAVQKHSGLFRCGKSCRLRWANHLRPNLKKGAFTPEEERLIVELHAKMGNKWARMAAHLPGRTDNEIKNYWNTRIKRRQRAGLPLYPPELSLQASQESQQGHSGGALNGTDRAHHDSLQSNSYEIPDVVFDSLKGNNCVLPYVPELPDISASGMLMKGLGSSPYCGFMPPTMHRQKRPRESTALFPTSGSSFRDGFPQFDQYENDACDKVARPFGLPFLPDPDPTTKSPLSFGVIQGCHSLSNGNSSACRPTYGPVKLELPSLQYPETDLGSWSTSPPPPLLESFDNFIQSPPPVGAFESDCASPRNSGLLDALLYESKTLSSTKNHSTDKSSISSSVTPGEVADSSTLNVCETEWEEYGDPISPLGHSATLLFSECTPISASGSSLEEAPPAETITGSNVKPEPADHAWTPEKQKESSPPLDYIRPDALLGSDWLEPSTGIKDQSIMNMNDAIVSLLGEDLVTEYKHMASGTSTSNQGWGLGSCPWNNMPAVCQMTDLP; from the exons ATGAGTCGAACAACAAGTGACAGTGAAGATGGAATGTTTTCTAAGGATCAAATTGAGTCGCCGTTAATGGATGAGAATAACGGAGGAATTGGAAATGGCGGAATTATTCTAAAGAAAGGGCCATGGACAACGGCTGAAGACGCAATTTTGGTGGAGTACGTTAAGAAGCATGGGGAAGGAAACTGGAATGCTGTTCAGAAGCACTCAGGACTGTTCCGCTGTGGCAAAAGTTGCCGGCTGCGATGGGCAAATCACCTAAGGCCGAATCTGAAGAAAGGGGCCTTTACTCCAGAAGAAGAACGTTTGATTGTTGAACTCCATGCAAAGATGGGAAACAAATGGGCGCGAATGGCGGCACAT TTACCTGGCCGTACGGATAATGAGATAAAGAACTACTGGAATACCAGAATTAAGAGACGTCAGCGAGCTGGCTTACCACTTTATCCTCCTGAGCTCAGTTTGCAAGCATCGCAGGAGAGTCAACAAGGCCATTCCGGTGGTGCACTTAATGGCACAGACAGAGCACATCATGATTCCCTCCAATCTAACAGTTACGAGATACCTGATGTTGTATTTGACAGTTTGAAAGGGAACAATTGTGTCTTACCTTATGTTCCTGAGCTTCCTGATATATCTGCAAGTGGCATGCTGATGAAAGGCCTTGGTTCTTCTCCATATTGTGGTTTTATGCCACCAACTATGCATCGCCAAAAGCGTCCTCGAGAATCAACGGCGTTATTCCCTACTTCTGGCAGTAGCTTTAGAGATGGTTTTCCCCAGTTCGATCAATATGAAAATGATGCTTGTGATAAAGTTGCTCGACCGTTTGGGTTGCCATTTCTACCTGATCCTGATCCTACCACCAAGAGTCCACTTTCTTTTGGTGTAATTCAGGGTTGCCATTCCCTTTCAAATGGCAATTCTTCGGCTTGCAGACCCACTTATGGGCCTGTGAAGCTGGAGCTCCCTTCACTCCAATATCCAGAAACTGATTTAGGTAGCTGGAGCACTTCTCCTCCTCCACCCTTACTTGAATCATTTGATAATTTTATCCAGTCTCCTCCACCTGTTGGTGCATTTGAGTCAGATTGCGCCTCACCACGTAACAGTGGACTGCTAGATGCTTTACTCTATGAGTCAAAGACTCTTAGTAGTACAAAGAATCATTCAACAGACAAGAGTTCAATTTCATCTAGCGTTACTCCTGGGGAAGTGGCTGATAGTTCCACTCTAAATGTATGCGAGACAGAATGGGAAGAATATGGCGACCCAATATCTCCATTGGGCCATTCTGCTACTTTGCTGTTCAGTGAGTGCACTCCTATCAGTGCCAGTGGAAGTTCATTGGAGGAAGCGCCACCTGCTGAGACCATTACTG GATCCAATGTGAAACCTGAACCAGCTGACCATGCTTGGACACCTGAGAAACAAAAAGAAAGTTCACCTCCATTGGATTACATTCGCCCTGATGCATTACTTGGTTCAGATTGGCTGGAGCCAAGTACTGGGATTAAAGATCAATCAATCATGAATATGAATGATGCTATTGTATCACTTCTGGGTGAGGATTTGGTCACTGAATACAAGCACATGGCTTCTGGAACTTCTACATCAAATCAAGGGTGGGGTCTCGGTTCTTGCCCGTGGAACAACATGCCTGCCGTCTGTCAAATGACGGATCTTCCTTGA